The genome window AGTACAAGATGACGGAACGGCTTGCTGAGTATGTCAAAAAACAATCGGTACTACGTCCTTATGCCCATGTAGCCAAAGAGGTAGGTTTGAGCGATGCGACGGTGTACGGCCTATTCATCGATTACAAGCAGGAGACGGAAGATAAAGTTAAATTCGCTACTCCGAAAATTATGGGTATCGATGAGATCCATCTTGCAAAACAACCTCGTTGCGTCATTACTAACATCGAAGAGCGGACGATCATCGAGATGTTGCGTGATCGAAACAAGCCTACTGTCATCAAGTACCTCAAGGGGATCAAAGAACCTCACATTATTCTACGCGTGACGATGGATATGTGGAAACCATATCGTGATGCAGTCAAAGAGGTGCTTCCGAACGCTAAGATTATCATCGATAAATTCCATGTCGTCCGTATGGCCAACAATGCAGTTGAGAAATGCCGTAAAGAGATCAGATCTTCATTGACGGCTAATCAACGGCGCGATCTAAAGAACGATCGTTTCTTATTGCTCAAGCGCGAACATCAGCTCAAACCGAGAGAGAAGCTGCTTGTTTCCCACTGGAAAGTGAACTATCCGAACCTCGGCAAAGCATATGAACTCAAAGAGACATTTTATGCTATCTATGAGGCTAAGGATGACGATGAAGCGTTTAACCGATACGAAGCATGGGAAAGCGGTTTAACGGAAGATATGCGGCCGTATTTCAATGAATTACACCGTGCCGTATCCAACTGGCACAAAGAGATATTCAGCTACTT of Sulfuricurvum sp. IAE1 contains these proteins:
- a CDS encoding ISL3 family transposase → YKMTERLAEYVKKQSVLRPYAHVAKEVGLSDATVYGLFIDYKQETEDKVKFATPKIMGIDEIHLAKQPRCVITNIEERTIIEMLRDRNKPTVIKYLKGIKEPHIILRVTMDMWKPYRDAVKEVLPNAKIIIDKFHVVRMANNAVEKCRKEIRSSLTANQRRDLKNDRFLLLKREHQLKPREKLLVSHWKVNYPNLGKAYELKETFYAIYEAKDDDEAFNRYEAWESGLTEDMRPYFNELHRAVSNWHKEIFSYFHYPATNAYTESMNSVIRHIDRMGRSYGFESIRAKVLFASNLHSITKKPKFNKRHSSMMEPTFDRSMGYSTAKTLYQQKQEYEVINYGVSIDKLAEMLESGKLQFDV